In Macrobrachium rosenbergii isolate ZJJX-2024 chromosome 4, ASM4041242v1, whole genome shotgun sequence, one genomic interval encodes:
- the LOC136836399 gene encoding uncharacterized protein: MNDQSSLVSQILELHNDQSLLVSQILELHNYLSSLVLQILELHNGQSSLMLQILELHNDQSSLVLQILELHNYRSSLVLQVLELHNDQSSLLSQILERHNDQASLVSQILELHNYRSSLLLQILELHNDQSSLMSQILELHNYRSSLMLQILELHNDQSLLMS; the protein is encoded by the coding sequence ATGAATGATCAGTCATCGCTCGTGTCGCAAATCCTAGAACTACACAATGATCAGTCATTGCTCGTGTCGCAAATCCTAGAACTACACAACTATCTGTCATCGCTCGTGTTGCAAATCCTAGAACTACACAATGGTCAGTCATCGCTCATGTTGCAAATCCTAGAACTACACAACGATCAGTCATCCCTTGTGTTGCAAATCCTAGAACTACACAACTATCGGTCATCGCTCGTGTTGCAAGTCCTAGAACTACACAATGATCAGTCATCGCTCTTGTCACAAATCCTAGAACGACACAACGATCAGGCATCGCTTGTGTCGCAAATCCTAGAACTACACAACTATCGGTCATCGCTCTTGTTGCAAATCCTAGAACTACACAACGATCAGTCATCGCTCATGTCACAAATCCTAGAACTACACAACTATCGGTCATCGCTCATGTTGCAAATCCTAGAACTACACAATGATCAGTCATTGCTCATGTCGTAA